A portion of the Sandaracinobacteroides saxicola genome contains these proteins:
- a CDS encoding MucR family transcriptional regulator: MSDNPEHNELLSLTADIVSSHVSNNSVAVNDLPQLIQNVFATLAGLGGTAAPVEVKQEPAVPVRTSIKPDYIVCLEDGKKLKMLKRHLMTAFGMTPEQYRAKWNLPADYPMVAPNYAEARRRLAKEIGLGTGRAGRKRK; encoded by the coding sequence ATGAGCGATAATCCGGAGCATAATGAACTGCTGTCGCTGACAGCGGACATCGTTTCCAGCCATGTGTCCAACAACAGCGTGGCGGTCAACGACCTGCCGCAGCTGATCCAGAATGTCTTTGCGACGCTGGCGGGCCTGGGCGGCACCGCGGCACCGGTCGAAGTGAAGCAGGAACCGGCGGTTCCGGTGCGCACGTCGATCAAGCCCGACTACATCGTCTGCCTGGAAGACGGCAAGAAGCTGAAAATGCTCAAGCGCCACCTGATGACGGCGTTCGGCATGACGCCGGAACAATATCGGGCAAAGTGGAATCTGCCGGCGGACTATCCGATGGTGGCGCCCAACTATGCCGAGGCGCGGCGCCGGCTGGCGAAGGAAATCGGGCTGGGCACCGGCCGCGCCGGGCGCAAGCGCAAATAG
- a CDS encoding GNAT family N-acetyltransferase gives MSAPEPLRWRGGTAADVAPVAALVRQAFDPAFGEAWNEAQLRDSLAFPGTWLDLGHVGDRLVLFALSRQLLDEVELLLCACSRDCQRQGLGRQMMAHVKAQARLRQAQRLFLEVRANNHAAQRLYQGAGFVKIGQRKGYYRGSDGELWDAITLNCPLQKD, from the coding sequence ATGTCGGCGCCTGAACCGCTGCGCTGGCGCGGCGGAACCGCCGCCGATGTGGCTCCTGTGGCCGCCCTGGTGCGGCAGGCGTTCGATCCGGCCTTTGGCGAAGCCTGGAACGAGGCGCAGCTTCGCGATTCGCTGGCATTTCCCGGCACCTGGCTCGATCTGGGGCATGTCGGCGACCGGCTGGTGCTGTTCGCGCTCTCCCGCCAGCTGCTCGATGAGGTCGAGCTGCTGCTGTGCGCCTGTTCCCGAGACTGCCAGCGGCAGGGGTTGGGGCGACAGATGATGGCGCATGTCAAGGCGCAGGCGCGGCTGCGCCAGGCGCAACGGCTGTTTCTGGAAGTGCGTGCCAACAATCACGCGGCACAACGGCTGTATCAAGGCGCCGGCTTTGTAAAAATCGGTCAGCGAAAGGGCTATTATCGTGGCTCTGACGGCGAATTGTGGGATGCGATCACCTTGAATTGCCCGTTGCAAAAGGACTGA
- the tsaB gene encoding tRNA (adenosine(37)-N6)-threonylcarbamoyltransferase complex dimerization subunit type 1 TsaB yields MPDRLTSQPVLVVATGHTLSLALIAGAELLAAHDDPAPRGQADALLPAVRAMLGGQRPARIVVETGPGSFTGLRIGIAAARALGLAWGVPVAGVSSSLLTAAPFLRDADTPLWVALAAPRGQVWLEPIGRPDGRSLADPVALRPGMPHAVAADAALVGTGLLPGVATRLAGDPPCASNARFLTGCLGDPIARYVRPADHVGA; encoded by the coding sequence ATGCCGGATCGTCTGACGTCGCAGCCTGTCTTGGTTGTCGCCACCGGTCATACGCTGTCGCTCGCGTTGATCGCGGGGGCAGAATTGCTCGCGGCGCACGACGATCCGGCGCCCCGCGGCCAGGCCGATGCACTGCTGCCGGCGGTGCGTGCGATGCTGGGCGGCCAGCGCCCGGCGCGCATCGTGGTGGAGACCGGCCCCGGCAGCTTCACGGGCCTGCGCATCGGGATCGCGGCGGCGCGCGCGCTTGGTCTCGCCTGGGGTGTGCCGGTGGCGGGCGTGTCAAGCAGCCTGCTGACCGCAGCGCCTTTTCTGCGCGATGCCGATACGCCGCTCTGGGTGGCGCTTGCCGCCCCGCGAGGGCAGGTCTGGCTGGAGCCGATCGGCAGGCCCGACGGCCGGTCCCTCGCCGATCCCGTCGCGCTTCGCCCCGGCATGCCCCACGCGGTGGCCGCGGATGCCGCGCTGGTCGGCACGGGCCTTCTGCCCGGCGTTGCCACGCGCCTTGCCGGCGACCCGCCATGCGCCTCGAACGCGCGTTTTCTGACCGGCTGCCTTGGTGATCCGATTGCACGCTATGTCCGTCCGGCGGATCATGTCGGCGCCTGA
- a CDS encoding malonic semialdehyde reductase encodes MSALPADALDQLFVTARTQYDWQPEPLPEAQLRGLYDLVKLGPTSANCSPARFIFVTSEAERAKLSACASEGNRAKILAAPCTVIIGMDLEFHRHMRRLFPHTDASNWFTATPELTRETAFRNGTLQGGYLILAARALGLDAGPMSGFDKAAVDAAFWSGTRVETNFICSIGHGTGEKVFPRSPRFDFDEICRIV; translated from the coding sequence ATGTCCGCCCTGCCTGCCGATGCCCTCGACCAGCTGTTTGTCACCGCCCGCACCCAATATGACTGGCAGCCCGAGCCGCTGCCGGAGGCGCAGCTGCGTGGGCTCTATGACCTGGTGAAGCTGGGGCCGACGTCGGCCAACTGCTCGCCGGCGCGCTTCATCTTCGTGACCAGCGAGGCGGAACGGGCGAAGCTGTCAGCCTGCGCGTCGGAGGGGAACCGGGCGAAGATCCTGGCGGCGCCCTGCACCGTCATCATCGGCATGGACCTGGAATTTCACCGCCACATGCGGCGTCTGTTCCCGCATACCGACGCCAGCAACTGGTTCACCGCCACCCCCGAGCTGACGCGCGAGACGGCGTTCCGCAACGGCACGCTTCAGGGCGGCTATCTGATCCTCGCCGCCCGTGCGCTGGGCCTGGATGCCGGCCCGATGTCGGGGTTTGACAAGGCGGCGGTCGATGCCGCTTTCTGGTCAGGGACCCGTGTGGAAACCAATTTCATCTGCTCGATCGGCCACGGCACCGGTGAGAAAGTCTTTCCGCGCAGCCCGCGCTTCGATTTCGACGAGATATGCCGGATCGTCTGA
- a CDS encoding NifU family protein codes for MLIETERTPNPATLKFLPGRSVSPDATHDFADADAADRSPLARALFSLGDVERVFFGQDFITVTKAPGSAEWATLRPDILGIIADHFASGAPLLNSDAVEAETFDDPADADIVDQIRDLLDTRIRPAVANDGGDIVYRGFQRGIVYLHMQGSCAGCPSSTATLKGGIENLLKYYVPEVTEVRAV; via the coding sequence ATGCTGATCGAGACCGAACGCACCCCCAACCCCGCCACGCTGAAGTTCCTGCCGGGGCGGAGCGTGTCGCCCGACGCCACCCATGATTTCGCCGATGCCGATGCCGCCGACCGCTCACCGCTCGCCCGGGCCCTGTTCTCGCTGGGCGATGTCGAACGGGTGTTTTTCGGCCAGGACTTCATCACCGTCACAAAGGCGCCGGGCAGTGCCGAATGGGCCACGCTGCGTCCGGACATCCTCGGCATCATCGCCGATCATTTCGCCAGCGGCGCGCCGCTGTTGAACAGTGATGCGGTCGAGGCCGAAACCTTCGACGACCCCGCCGACGCCGACATCGTCGACCAGATCCGCGACCTGCTCGACACGCGCATCCGGCCGGCGGTGGCGAATGACGGCGGCGACATCGTCTACCGCGGCTTCCAGCGCGGCATCGTCTATCTGCACATGCAGGGCAGTTGCGCCGGCTGTCCCTCCTCGACAGCAACGCTGAAAGGCGGCATCGAAAACCTGCTGAAATATTATGTTCCCGAAGTGACCGAAGTCCGCGCCGTTTGA
- a CDS encoding universal stress protein, translating to MSEAETYLVVIDSTPESRLALRYAALRASHVGAQVKLLHVIEPARFIQWGGVQAAMEAEAEEAAELLLGEIQNEVTTLTGKRPEAIIRRGKAAETVLAVVKEDDSIRALVLAAAAKGSPGPLIDFFSGEAAGSMPCLVMIVPGGIGREALDRLA from the coding sequence ATGAGCGAAGCGGAAACCTATCTGGTGGTGATCGATTCGACCCCCGAAAGCCGGTTGGCGCTGCGCTATGCGGCGTTGCGCGCCAGCCATGTCGGCGCGCAGGTCAAGCTGCTGCATGTCATCGAACCGGCGCGCTTCATCCAGTGGGGCGGGGTGCAGGCCGCGATGGAGGCGGAGGCGGAGGAAGCGGCCGAGCTGCTGCTGGGCGAAATCCAGAACGAGGTCACCACGCTGACCGGCAAGCGGCCCGAGGCGATCATCCGGCGCGGCAAGGCGGCGGAAACGGTGCTAGCGGTGGTGAAGGAAGACGATAGCATCCGCGCGCTGGTGCTGGCGGCAGCGGCAAAGGGAAGCCCCGGGCCGCTCATCGATTTCTTCAGCGGCGAGGCCGCCGGCAGCATGCCCTGCCTGGTGATGATCGTGCCCGGCGGCATCGGGCGGGAGGCGCTGGACCGGCTGGCGTGA
- a CDS encoding DUF4136 domain-containing protein: MLRSPLVKIALPLVALSMLAACTTTFDARVSRFQALPAPSGQSFAIEAADKSKAGSLEFATYAALVSQRLQAAGFAPAENPAAATLIVKFDYGVGDGREKVETRPGPAFGGFYGGWHRGYYRPYWGGYYDPFWGGPGWNNEVYSYTLYPSHVSMRINRASDSQSLFEGRAESAARSNDLTRLVPNLVDAMFTNFPGRSGEVVKVSIPQAPKRS, encoded by the coding sequence ATGCTGCGTTCACCCCTCGTCAAAATTGCCCTGCCGCTGGTCGCGCTGTCGATGCTGGCGGCCTGCACCACCACGTTCGACGCCCGCGTGTCGCGCTTCCAGGCGCTGCCGGCGCCCTCCGGCCAGAGCTTCGCCATTGAGGCGGCGGACAAATCCAAGGCCGGCAGCCTGGAGTTCGCCACCTACGCAGCGCTGGTCAGCCAGCGGTTGCAGGCCGCCGGCTTCGCACCGGCGGAAAATCCTGCGGCCGCCACGCTGATCGTCAAGTTCGATTATGGCGTGGGTGACGGGCGGGAGAAGGTGGAAACCCGTCCCGGCCCGGCCTTCGGCGGCTTCTACGGCGGCTGGCACCGCGGTTACTACCGGCCCTACTGGGGCGGCTATTATGATCCCTTCTGGGGCGGTCCGGGCTGGAACAACGAGGTGTACAGCTACACCCTCTATCCCAGCCACGTCTCGATGCGCATCAATCGCGCCAGCGACAGCCAGAGCCTGTTCGAAGGCCGCGCCGAATCCGCCGCGCGCAGCAATGACCTGACCCGGCTGGTGCCCAACCTGGTCGATGCCATGTTCACCAACTTCCCCGGTCGTTCGGGCGAAGTGGTGAAGGTGAGCATTCCGCAGGCGCCCAAGCGCAGCTGA
- a CDS encoding type II 3-dehydroquinate dehydratase has protein sequence MAKTIHVLNGPNLNLLGEREPAVYGSATLADVEALCRLETDRAGFGLLFAQTNAEHQMVDWIQAARKSAGIVINPAAFSYAGYAVLDALKTCECPVVEVHISNIHRREAEWRSRSIITQVATGIISGLGIDGYVLAVRHITGLR, from the coding sequence ATGGCAAAAACCATTCATGTCCTGAACGGTCCGAACCTGAACCTGCTGGGGGAGCGGGAGCCGGCCGTCTATGGCAGTGCGACGCTCGCCGATGTCGAGGCACTGTGCCGGTTGGAGACTGACCGTGCCGGGTTCGGCCTGCTGTTCGCGCAGACCAATGCCGAGCATCAGATGGTCGACTGGATCCAGGCGGCGCGCAAATCCGCCGGCATCGTCATCAATCCCGCCGCCTTCAGCTATGCCGGCTATGCCGTGCTGGACGCATTGAAGACCTGCGAATGCCCGGTGGTGGAGGTGCACATCAGCAATATCCACCGGCGGGAGGCGGAATGGCGTTCGCGCTCGATCATCACGCAAGTTGCAACGGGCATCATCTCGGGCCTGGGGATCGACGGCTATGTGCTGGCGGTGCGGCACATCACGGGGTTGCGCTGA
- a CDS encoding P1 family peptidase has protein sequence MLRALRIGHAHCATVRTGVTLLVPDAPVVMAVDVRGGGPGTRETDALSPDTLVERVHGLVLAGGSVFGLAAADELALLLSRAGIGLDVGVCRVPVVPAAILFDLGNGGDKGWDEPPYRRLAREAFAALTDTPVWGRVGAGFGATAGSRAGGIGFADTLLDNGGRVMAAVAVNSFGEVSASPALDGPVPMPKLARARGLARQNTCIGFVATDVPLTRGAARRVAVMAQDGLARVIRPIHTPFDGDTLFALSTAPGTPGMVDPVLLTELGTRAADCVANAVFNAIG, from the coding sequence ATGCTGCGGGCCTTGCGCATCGGCCACGCCCATTGCGCGACTGTCCGGACCGGCGTCACGCTGCTGGTACCCGATGCGCCGGTGGTGATGGCGGTGGATGTGCGCGGCGGCGGGCCGGGGACGCGGGAGACCGATGCGCTCAGCCCCGACACGCTGGTGGAGCGGGTGCACGGCCTGGTGCTGGCCGGCGGCAGCGTGTTCGGGCTGGCGGCGGCGGACGAACTGGCGCTGTTGCTTTCGCGGGCCGGCATCGGCCTGGACGTGGGGGTCTGCCGCGTGCCGGTGGTGCCGGCGGCGATCCTGTTCGACCTGGGCAATGGTGGTGACAAGGGTTGGGATGAGCCGCCCTATCGCCGGCTGGCGCGCGAGGCTTTCGCAGCGCTGACGGATACGCCCGTCTGGGGGCGCGTGGGGGCAGGCTTCGGCGCGACGGCGGGCAGCAGGGCAGGGGGGATCGGTTTCGCGGACACCCTGCTGGACAATGGCGGCCGGGTGATGGCGGCGGTGGCGGTGAACAGTTTCGGCGAGGTCAGCGCATCACCCGCGCTCGACGGCCCGGTGCCGATGCCGAAACTGGCGCGGGCGCGCGGGCTGGCGCGGCAGAACACCTGCATCGGTTTCGTCGCAACCGATGTGCCGCTGACGCGCGGCGCCGCGCGGCGGGTGGCGGTGATGGCGCAGGACGGGCTGGCGCGCGTGATCCGGCCGATCCACACGCCCTTCGACGGCGACACGCTGTTCGCGCTCTCGACCGCGCCCGGCACGCCCGGGATGGTTGATCCGGTGCTGCTGACGGAGCTGGGAACGCGCGCCGCGGATTGTGTCGCGAACGCCGTCTTCAACGCTATCGGCTGA
- the trpS gene encoding tryptophan--tRNA ligase, translating into MRVVSGIQPTGNLHLGNYLGAIRNWVTMQDAHPGQCLFFLADLHAITLFQDPASLTASTREMAAALMASGIDPAKSILFNQARVPEHAQLAWILSCTARIGWLNRMTQFKEKSGKDREGASIGLYTYPVLQAADVLLYKATHVPVGDDQKQHLELARDIATKFNNDFAVELFPLPEPIIPAAAPRIRSLRDGSAKMSKSDPSDMSRINLNDDADSIAAKIRKAKTDPAPLPDTLAELAERPEARNLVDIYASLSGETPDAVLARFAGQGFGAFKPALAELTVETIAPIGAKFRALLAQPEVVDAALAAGGEAARAIAAPVLAEVQAAVGFLR; encoded by the coding sequence ATGCGTGTGGTATCGGGCATCCAGCCCACCGGCAATCTGCATCTGGGCAATTATCTGGGCGCCATCCGCAACTGGGTGACGATGCAGGATGCGCATCCAGGCCAGTGCCTGTTCTTTCTGGCCGACCTGCATGCGATCACCCTGTTTCAGGACCCGGCGAGTCTTACCGCCAGCACGCGGGAGATGGCCGCGGCATTGATGGCGAGCGGCATCGATCCGGCGAAATCCATCCTGTTCAATCAGGCGCGGGTGCCCGAACATGCACAGCTGGCGTGGATACTCTCTTGCACGGCGCGTATCGGCTGGCTCAACCGGATGACGCAGTTCAAGGAGAAGTCCGGCAAGGATCGCGAAGGCGCGAGCATCGGGCTTTACACCTATCCGGTGCTGCAGGCGGCCGACGTGCTGCTGTACAAGGCGACGCACGTGCCGGTGGGCGACGACCAGAAACAGCATCTGGAGCTGGCACGGGACATCGCGACCAAGTTCAACAATGATTTCGCGGTCGAGCTGTTTCCGCTGCCGGAACCGATCATCCCGGCGGCGGCGCCACGCATCAGGTCGCTGCGGGACGGCAGCGCGAAAATGTCCAAGTCGGATCCCAGCGACATGAGCCGCATCAATCTGAACGACGACGCTGACAGCATTGCCGCGAAAATCCGCAAGGCCAAGACCGATCCCGCGCCCTTGCCCGACACGCTGGCGGAACTGGCGGAGCGGCCCGAGGCGCGCAATCTGGTGGACATTTACGCCAGCCTGTCGGGCGAGACGCCCGACGCCGTGCTCGCGCGCTTCGCCGGTCAGGGTTTCGGGGCATTCAAGCCGGCGCTCGCCGAACTGACGGTCGAGACGATCGCACCGATCGGTGCGAAGTTCCGCGCCCTGCTGGCGCAGCCGGAGGTTGTCGACGCGGCGCTGGCCGCCGGCGGGGAAGCGGCGCGGGCGATCGCAGCGCCCGTGCTGGCGGAGGTGCAGGCGGCAGTCGGGTTCCTGCGTTGA
- the murJ gene encoding murein biosynthesis integral membrane protein MurJ — MNLLKATATIGGLTLVSRIAGFARDMLMARYMGAGFASDAFLIAFRLPNLFRALFAEGAFSAAFVPMVSGKLGKGDDRGAAQRFAEEALAVLLPALLLFTGIMLLFAAPVVWAMTGGFKDGTPEKLALTVEFTRLTFPYLLLISLVSLLGGVLNALGRFWVNAAAPILLNIALIVGLVFFRGDSDIETARTQSVAVAVAGLLQFLWLLHACHRAGVAPRLRLPRLTPDVRTMLARIGPAALGAGAVQINLLVSTLLAARFLDEGSVSYLYYADRLNQLPLGLVGIGVGTALLPAMARLLASDDAPAAMHQQNRAIELVLLLTLPAAAALVVSAEPIISALLQHGEFTRADTVKCAAALAAFSLGLPAYVLIKVLTPGFHARGDTKMPVRIAVASMLVNLVGNLTLIWPLAHVGIALSTAAAAWVNAGALWWVLRRRRQFSIDARLARVAPRLLLAAVAMAVGLWFAGDVMMTHTQGSWLERGLALAVLMAAGAAVYFGVAALTGAARPADLRAAFRRR, encoded by the coding sequence ATGAATCTCTTGAAGGCCACCGCCACCATCGGTGGCCTCACCCTGGTCAGCCGGATCGCCGGGTTCGCCCGGGACATGCTGATGGCGCGCTACATGGGCGCCGGCTTTGCTTCTGACGCCTTCCTGATCGCCTTTCGTCTGCCCAACCTGTTTCGCGCCCTGTTCGCTGAAGGGGCGTTCAGCGCGGCCTTCGTGCCGATGGTCAGCGGCAAGCTGGGCAAGGGGGATGACAGGGGGGCAGCCCAGCGTTTCGCCGAGGAGGCGCTGGCGGTGCTATTGCCCGCGCTGCTGCTCTTCACCGGGATCATGTTGCTGTTCGCCGCGCCCGTCGTCTGGGCAATGACCGGCGGCTTCAAGGATGGTACACCGGAAAAGCTGGCGCTGACGGTCGAGTTCACGCGGCTGACCTTCCCTTATCTGCTGCTGATCAGCCTGGTCTCGCTTCTGGGCGGGGTGCTGAACGCGCTCGGGCGGTTCTGGGTGAACGCGGCGGCGCCGATCCTGCTGAACATCGCGCTGATCGTCGGTCTGGTCTTTTTTCGCGGCGACAGCGACATCGAGACGGCGCGGACGCAATCGGTGGCAGTGGCGGTCGCCGGCCTGTTGCAGTTCCTGTGGCTGCTGCACGCCTGCCACCGTGCCGGCGTCGCACCGCGACTGCGGCTGCCGCGGCTGACCCCCGATGTCCGCACCATGCTGGCGCGCATCGGCCCGGCGGCCCTGGGCGCGGGCGCGGTGCAGATCAACCTGCTGGTGTCCACACTGCTCGCCGCGCGCTTCCTGGATGAAGGATCGGTCAGCTATCTTTATTATGCCGACCGGCTGAACCAGCTGCCGCTCGGGCTGGTGGGGATCGGTGTGGGCACGGCGCTGCTGCCGGCGATGGCGCGGCTGCTGGCGTCGGACGACGCGCCCGCCGCGATGCACCAGCAGAACCGCGCCATCGAGCTGGTGCTGCTGCTGACGCTGCCGGCGGCGGCAGCGCTGGTGGTCAGCGCGGAGCCGATCATCAGCGCGCTGTTGCAGCATGGCGAATTCACACGGGCGGACACGGTCAAATGCGCGGCGGCACTGGCGGCCTTTTCGCTGGGCCTGCCGGCCTATGTGCTGATCAAGGTGCTGACGCCGGGCTTCCATGCCCGGGGTGACACGAAAATGCCGGTGCGGATCGCGGTCGCGTCGATGTTGGTCAATCTGGTCGGCAATCTCACGCTGATCTGGCCGCTGGCGCATGTCGGCATCGCGCTGTCCACGGCGGCGGCGGCCTGGGTGAACGCGGGCGCGCTCTGGTGGGTGCTGCGGCGGCGCAGGCAGTTCAGCATCGATGCGCGATTGGCCCGGGTGGCGCCGCGACTGTTGCTGGCGGCGGTGGCGATGGCGGTCGGGCTGTGGTTCGCCGGCGATGTGATGATGACGCACACGCAGGGATCCTGGCTGGAGCGCGGGCTGGCACTCGCCGTCTTGATGGCGGCGGGCGCCGCGGTCTATTTCGGTGTCGCGGCGCTGACCGGGGCGGCGCGCCCCGCCGATCTGCGCGCGGCTTTCAGGAGACGATGA
- the secB gene encoding protein-export chaperone SecB, with protein sequence MNQLTPEAAEALANGADAAPQVAILAQYVKDLSFENPNAPGSLQMQGQPRIDINVNVNARSGGDDMFEVELKIDATAKMPDDKTAFAVELLYAGLFRLKDIPQEALEPFLIVEAPRVLFPFARRVISDCTRDGGFPPLMLEPIDFGSLYLNQLEARGEGLGSGEVAGNA encoded by the coding sequence ATGAACCAGCTTACCCCCGAAGCCGCCGAAGCGCTTGCCAACGGAGCCGATGCGGCGCCGCAGGTCGCCATCCTGGCGCAATATGTGAAGGACCTGTCCTTCGAAAACCCGAATGCGCCGGGTTCGCTGCAGATGCAGGGGCAGCCGCGCATCGACATCAATGTGAATGTCAACGCGCGTTCGGGCGGCGACGACATGTTCGAGGTGGAGCTGAAAATCGACGCGACCGCCAAGATGCCGGACGACAAGACGGCGTTCGCGGTCGAGTTGCTCTATGCCGGCCTGTTCCGGTTGAAGGATATTCCGCAGGAGGCGCTGGAGCCGTTCCTGATCGTGGAAGCGCCGCGTGTGCTTTTCCCGTTCGCGCGCCGGGTGATTTCGGATTGCACCCGTGACGGCGGCTTCCCGCCGCTGATGCTGGAGCCGATCGATTTCGGCAGCCTGTATCTGAACCAGCTGGAAGCCCGCGGTGAGGGACTGGGCAGCGGCGAGGTTGCGGGCAACGCCTGA
- a CDS encoding Tim44/TimA family putative adaptor protein, with amino-acid sequence MDNSGWIEIIFLAMLAGFIGLRLYNVLGRRTGNEKPAADAFRPTGPELARPGARPEPEAPLALEVPAGTADDVRSGLEAIARADRNFNPDGFLVGARGAYSLILEAFWRGDMDAMDGLVADDVAAQFRAAIATRDDPVDNKLLAIDNARIVEARMNGTMAEVTVQFDADISMGSERTSVQAHDLWTFSRLTSSSDPAWLLIATDDTVGE; translated from the coding sequence ATGGACAATAGCGGTTGGATCGAGATCATTTTCCTGGCGATGCTGGCCGGGTTCATCGGTCTGCGCCTCTATAATGTGCTCGGTCGCCGCACCGGCAATGAAAAGCCCGCGGCCGATGCCTTCCGCCCGACCGGCCCGGAACTCGCCCGGCCCGGTGCCCGCCCGGAACCCGAGGCACCATTGGCGCTGGAGGTGCCCGCAGGCACTGCCGACGACGTTCGCAGCGGACTGGAAGCCATCGCCCGCGCCGACCGCAACTTCAATCCCGATGGTTTCCTGGTGGGCGCGCGCGGCGCCTATTCGCTGATCCTGGAGGCATTCTGGCGCGGCGACATGGACGCGATGGATGGGCTGGTGGCGGACGACGTCGCCGCACAGTTCCGCGCCGCGATCGCAACGCGCGATGATCCGGTCGACAACAAGTTGCTCGCCATCGACAATGCCCGCATCGTCGAAGCGCGGATGAACGGCACCATGGCCGAGGTGACAGTGCAGTTCGATGCCGACATCAGCATGGGCAGCGAGCGCACGAGCGTGCAGGCGCATGACCTGTGGACGTTCAGCCGGCTGACCTCCTCGTCTGACCCCGCCTGGCTGCTGATCGCGACCGACGATACCGTGGGTGAATGA
- the mltA gene encoding murein transglycosylase A has product MRAGAVALLAATLTLAGCATRPQQPINPAATPPISTAAPPAAFSRAGAVADLPGWRQADLAAALAAFKRGCAPLGKRKDPSGLTVPEDWAAPCAAAAIATDARGFFESQFTVTRLGDGKGFTTGYFEPEIAGCRAPTARCSTPLYRKPDDLLEVDLTPFASDLKGRKIRGRWDGKSFGPYPDRAAIYDGALKGRGLELAYAEDPIELFMLEVQGSGRLRLPDGSVMRVGYASQNGRPYVAIGRLLRQRNILPAGGAGLEAIIAWVHANPGPGDALMRENPSYVFFREMTGPDEGPHGALGVSLIAEATAAADATVMPLGAPVWLRTRIAEPGAAVTDWSRLLIAQDIGGAIRGPNRFDIFWGAGPRARAIASNLATSVEALILLPHAAAARLPDGAQARR; this is encoded by the coding sequence ATGAGGGCCGGCGCCGTTGCGTTGCTGGCAGCGACGCTGACCCTGGCCGGCTGCGCCACCAGGCCACAGCAACCGATCAACCCCGCAGCCACGCCGCCAATCTCCACCGCCGCCCCACCAGCTGCGTTCAGCCGTGCCGGCGCGGTCGCCGACCTTCCCGGTTGGCGGCAGGCGGACCTGGCCGCCGCGCTGGCCGCCTTCAAACGCGGCTGTGCACCACTTGGCAAACGCAAGGACCCCAGCGGGCTGACCGTGCCCGAGGATTGGGCCGCGCCCTGCGCCGCCGCCGCGATCGCCACCGATGCCCGCGGCTTTTTCGAAAGCCAGTTCACCGTCACCCGGCTGGGTGACGGCAAGGGCTTCACCACCGGCTATTTTGAACCGGAAATTGCCGGCTGCCGCGCGCCGACCGCCCGCTGTTCAACGCCGCTCTACCGCAAGCCAGACGATCTGCTCGAAGTCGACCTGACCCCCTTCGCCTCCGACCTGAAAGGTCGCAAGATCCGCGGTCGCTGGGACGGCAAGAGCTTCGGCCCCTATCCTGACCGCGCCGCCATTTACGACGGCGCGCTGAAGGGCCGCGGGCTGGAGCTTGCCTATGCCGAGGACCCCATCGAGCTGTTCATGCTGGAGGTGCAGGGCAGCGGGCGCCTGCGCCTGCCCGACGGCAGCGTGATGCGCGTGGGCTATGCCAGCCAGAACGGCCGGCCCTATGTGGCCATCGGCCGGCTGCTGCGGCAGCGCAACATCCTGCCCGCCGGCGGCGCCGGGCTGGAGGCGATCATCGCCTGGGTGCATGCCAACCCCGGCCCCGGCGACGCGCTGATGCGGGAAAATCCCTCCTATGTCTTTTTCCGGGAGATGACCGGGCCGGATGAAGGCCCGCACGGTGCGTTGGGCGTGTCACTGATCGCCGAGGCGACCGCCGCTGCCGATGCCACCGTGATGCCACTGGGCGCCCCGGTCTGGCTGCGCACCAGGATCGCCGAGCCGGGCGCGGCCGTCACGGACTGGAGCCGCCTGTTGATCGCGCAGGACATCGGCGGTGCCATCCGCGGGCCGAACCGCTTCGACATCTTCTGGGGTGCCGGCCCGCGCGCCCGCGCCATCGCCAGCAATCTCGCCACCTCGGTCGAGGCGCTGATCCTGCTGCCCCACGCCGCCGCCGCCCGATTGCCAGATGGCGCGCAAGCTCGCCGCTGA